The genome window GCACCATGTCTCAcagtctggaagaaaaaaaaggacagaagaaggctagaaagaaaaaaacctggaaTGCCAAATATCTAGacatatagataaatagatagggAGACAGATAATATAGTCAATATCTGTTAGTGTCTTTCATAATCCTTACTGTGTATACTTAGCCTTTtgtctattttctgaaagattatTTAAACTAGTGGATCTTCTactcacaaatattttctgaaagagcaatctcattgattgatttattagttgtattatttttccttttcctaatgaTTCATACCTATCTTTTATTAAGAATCCCCTTCTTTTTCCCTTAGGATTATTTTGttgccttttattatttttttatattggatgTTCatgtaattttattatcttttccttctttttcctttttttctatcttttccttttttaatagcATATGTATTTAAGGCTATGATCGTCCTATGAGTACATTTTAGCCATGTTCAACAGGTTCCTGAAAATAGCCTGAAAACTATCTTTTAACGTAAAGAGTCTGGAATGGCCCAGGaatgtaaagtaaaaatatttagaacaaaCATCAAGCAAAGTGTTCATTTTCTTAGTAGTGATGAAACTTTCAATTCAAATGTAATTTGACTCAGGTCAGGATTTGATGATTTATGATAAACAATATCACATAAAGCAGCTTATCTTTGTATTCTATGGAACAGAACCAGAGTAAGCaaaaattagaactgaaaataatttttaaatatctgatttGAAGTCGCTATTTTTATAAGAGCAAAGATGGGTTCAGAAGTTAAAGgatttgcccagagtcacacaaaTTATGTTAGAGCTGGTACTAGAACCTACTTCAGCGCTTCAGCATATTTTATACAAACTGATGTGTGTTACAAATGcattacatatttgttaaatgcaCACCTCTGTAAAAGCATCTGAAAATTATTAACTATTGGTTAAAGGgcttatatttaaaagtaaaaaaatactttcattttatgCTTCAATATGGCTTTGACTCAATTTGTTTCTATACCTGATAGTCCTAAGTCAGGCATTTAAGGTCTGAACTACATTTCACATCATCTTTATATGTGAACTCTGTTATTAAAGTAACAGTAATGTTATctctatattattaaaaaatattgtagaaaacaaacatcctATAATTTGCATGCTTAATAGATAACATACCCGCTTCTGGCATTTCAATGGGCTCCAGACTTGGTGGTTCCTTCCCCTTGATATTAGGACCAGCTCCACACTCATACGCAGTCTTTGGCTGAGCCACTTCCTGCTGATAAGTTTCCAGGGCAGGCCCttgcaaataaaaagtttatcaatttaaGAAGTAAAACATGAGATATGAATAAGGGAATGATAATATTCATTCCTTCAGTGTTACGAAATAAAAGCCTTAGGCTAGTGTGGTAACAAATGTGATACATGAGAATCACAAGAGCATTATTTCAGGAGTTTGTTACCAGAAACTAGGAAAACAGGATTTTATTATCCTCATCCTTTTCCAAGACTGCCCTCAGACAAATTAGATGCTCCCTTTGTACTTATCCATATTGTACTTGTGACTGTACTTATCAGTGATTGGTTTCAGTCTCTCTGACTAGATTGTGAGCTCAAGGCTGAAGTCATGTTTCTCATCAGTACTTAGCATGTTAGATGGCATGAGCAGAGAACAATAAATGTTGAGTGgggaaaaaagtcttaaaaaataccTCAAACTGACTAACATTCTGCAAACCAACTGGTATGtcctcttcaaaaatgtcagtgtcaCAAATGACAGAAAAACGAAAGAACTATTCCCAATTATGGAAGACTAAATACACATGACAACTAACTGCAATGCATGATCCTGGACTGGACTCTGggtcaaaaaaaaattctatgaaggAAATTATTGGCACAACTGGGGAAATTTGAACATACACTGTGTACTGAATGGTTCCATGTTCTCACTGTcagatttcctgattttgataattgtacAGTGATTGGCCAAGAGAATgactttttcttcattctcaggCTATATATACACTTATGTACTTAGAGTAAAGGGTCATAATACTTGACCCTTTATCTAAATGACTCAGtattaataatagcaaacatatcaataagtgtgtatgtgtgtgtgtatatatagaggaAGGGCACAGGATATGAAACCAATGTAGTAAAAACTATGAACAATCAGTGAATCTAGGTGAAAAGTATATGAGTTAATTGTACTATTCTTgctaattttctataaattttatgtttttagaaatataaagtaaaaattaaagagaatataTAACAACTACATTGTACTTCAGGAAgacaagttattttatttttaattgtggttttaAAACACCTAACAGCacttctaggtggcacagtggttaaggatcagcctgccaacacaggggacacggattccatccctgcccccaggaagatcccacatgccgcagagaaactaagctcatgcgccacaacgattgagcccacgtgccacaactactgaagccagagagcctagagcctgtgcgccacaacaagagaagccaccaaaatgaggagcccatgcaccacaatgaagagtagcccccgcttgccgcaactagaaaaagcccgtgtgcagcaacaaagacccaatgcagccaataaataaatacataaaaataaaagctcattatagtgtatttaaaaaattaaaaaattaaaaaataaaacacataacagggaatttcctggcagtccagtggttaggactctgcgctttcactgctgaggacacaggttcaatccctgattgggtaactaagatcccacaagccgcacagcaaaaaaaaatttttttttaaatcaaaaaaacaaaatttgttatcttacccatttttaagtgtacaataagGGGTTATTTTTGCATCACTAGCAGAAACTAGGAATGGACTTCACATATCTGTATTCTTGtattatgaaacattttaaatgtcagtCTAAGAATAAACcataataaatgtataatttctatattttgcTAGTGTACTAAAAGCAGCTATCTACAAAGCCTGCAGTCTACACCATGTATAGGATttcaattacatttaaaatgtaattttctgaAGGATTAGCTGAGTGGATTTGCAGGCCTATGACAAATCTTATGGTTGTGACACCCACCCTCTATAGGGGtaaacagaaacttatttcattaaaataaacaaaagttataTTTAGGTCCAAAAGTCCTATATGTAACTCTCCATAAATGAATCCCATGTAGAACAAAGTaccaaaaataacagcaaaattaTTTATGAATAACACTcaaatatacaatgaaaacaaaggaaatgggGTAGGAAGAAATGAATGGGCATTGTTGCCAGTCATATTCTATAAACCTTTAATAGTGGCCTGAgttatgtaaatattttggtTCAAAATACTATAcataaccaggaaaaaaaagtctgtctcctattaattttagaataatttaatcTTTTGATTTTTCCTGACCATACAAGGACTTAACCACCTTTTAAAAGCCACTTTAAGAAAATCATACTAAACAAGCTACCTCTATGCCAGTATCCTGAACTATCCAGCTTTTATCAAACTTACCATGTAAAAAAATCAACTACACAAACAATGGCCATCGTTCATGATTCACTTCTGAAGTCTCTACCCTATTACACTGAACTGGGTCAATACTGAGCTACATCACAGTACAGACAACTGAGTTTAAGCAAAATCATCCACCCTTTTTACAGCAACATTCATGGTAAGAAGACACAAACTTTGGAGTGAAATACAAATTTTGTATTCAATAGTCAAGTGCTCTTCGATAAACACAATatttgagcctcaattttctcatttataaaatgtgggATATTTATTACAATGAGGGACTGCCCTAAGTTGCAAACTACACTCTCTATATTTTTCCAGCCAATTTTAAGGCCATGTTTGAGATCCCTTTCTATTGTTCTGTTTCCATCACTTAAAGATACATCATAATGCATGAGACATACATACCCCCCCCAAAacagtctttcttcttccctttcccttcacCTTGAACTCCAGATGCTCCTTCATCCACCTTCTCTTCACCAGGTTTAATGTCCTCACGTTTAGTTGGTATCTTCTCTTCTTCAAGTTGCATATCAGGGGGCTGCTGGAATAACAGGTGTGTGCAAGTGAAAGTTTTGTTACTAAAAAACGTcaacataaatatacataatacaaAGTTATATTTCATGATAAATAAATCTAAAGATATTTTCCAATACTATTGAGAATACTTATTCTTAATAAAGTTACTCTCTTCCCACAGGGAGGCTACTCCAAGAAAACACTTATGCACCAGGCCTTTGTAAGCTATTTAAACTTATGTTGGGATGAATGTGTGCAATCTGTTGTTAATAAACATGAGAAGGAAGTAATCAGTCACATTCCCCGGGGAACATGACAGCATTCATCCAGGCAAAACCATAATATAATCCCCCTGGATCGATGTTCCTTATCACATGGAAGACATTTATCACTGTATCTTAGTACAacaacatttttacaaaaaataatttctactaaaaaaacatgaaatgctAAAAACACTTACAGCCATAGGCACAACTGCCCTCGGATATCCTTGAGCACAAACTTTTTCTCTAGGGCGGTATGTTGACTTCAGTCTTCGACTCATATTTCCCACTGAAAACAGAATACTGTCATTTGGAAAATGCACTTAAAAGGATAATTATATTTGAAACTTCCATGATCAAATGAGGCTATATacaatttttgaatatttaaaccATCTTCAAAATAAGTTTCAAGGTAATTTAACAGTGTGTTTTTAATTGATCaaccaatttaaaaaacacacgATGTAATTTTACAACAGCTCCTCAAaaacaaatctaacaaaacatgcaCAGGATCTGTGGAGGTTGAAAACTACAAgaagctgatgaaagaaataaaagaagacctaaataaataaatatagtgtTCATGGATTCACAGAGTCAATGCAGTGAAAATGTCAATTGTCACTGAATTGATTGATCTTTACAGTTAATACAATTTCAATCAGAATTCCAACaggaatttttctgtaaatacacaataattgattttaaatagTATGTGGGGGGCATTCCCCGGCGGtgcaggggttaggactctgcactttcactgctggggccccggGCTCAAtctttggttggggaactaagatcctgcaagccacgtggtgccACCAAAAGAATgttctttaatgaaaaaaaataatcacaccAAATCTGGCAACCTGCAAAAGCAACTGTTTATGTCATGCCCAAGCTAACAGACACATCACCTTCAAACACACGGTAAAAACCAAGAACACATTTCTGATGAGCTTTGGTTTCACAAGTTGGCTCGCCAACATGGAGACATTTCGTGAAACAGTGCTGGAAATTTAAAAGCTGAGTGACCATTGCTTTCCTCGCGCTCTCATTTACCAAGCCCTTTCTtccgctcccctccccgcccccacccccctccacccccgtAAAGTTGTTCCTTTCCCCATAAAGTTGTTCTTTTCCCCATAAGGTTTCATTGGAGCACAACTCACACTCACGCGTTTACATATTCTCTACAGCTATTCTTGCACTAAAATGGCAGAGTTGAGCGGCTGCAATAAAGACTCCATGAGGCACTCTCCTTCCTCGGCACCCTGTTCGGGGCACTACAAATCTCCATGCAGGTACATCGCCGCAGCAGTCCTAGGTTTTCTAGGCCTTTCCTTTACCTCCCGCTCCTCCCCCATACCCGGGC of Hippopotamus amphibius kiboko isolate mHipAmp2 chromosome X, mHipAmp2.hap2, whole genome shotgun sequence contains these proteins:
- the LOC130842235 gene encoding X antigen family member 3-like; translated protein: MSRRLKSTYRPREKVCAQGYPRAVVPMAQPPDMQLEEEKIPTKREDIKPGEEKVDEGASGVQGPALETYQQEVAQPKTAYECGAGPNIKGKEPPSLEPIEMPEAGGRATTNLKEDKL